The nucleotide window CTTCTGTTTGTGTCTGCAGCAACATATCACTTTCCAGCACGTAGTTGCCCTGTGCAGGTCAGACAGACAGAGGATTATGAAAACGGACAGACAGGTGCTGCATGCCTAACACATCAACAGTTACCATGTCACACCTATTTCATAAGTTACCTCCAAGATGCTAAGGTGCAAAGCGGTTGCCTTAGCAATGCTGTTTGGTCTCTAATTGGTTCAAAGTGTTTTCAAGCTAAAGGCTTTAATGTTATTGGATGAGAACGTATATGCATGCTCTCATAAAAGCATAACCAGACAACAGATTAAAGACCTAGATCACACCAGTACATCTTTAGCTATGCTGCACAATTACTTTCTGGATGTACTTCATTTAAAGGCGgagctattaaaataaatattatcattaCTTCTTGACACAAATGTGCGCTTTAAACAGAAAAGGCTTCATAAAAAAAGTCGTTAGTAGCTAAAACTAATATAAACAACAGGCTTGCATGTATCTGCTGTGTAGCGCAGAACATTTCTTGAATTCATTGTTTTTCACTACTCAGCTAGTATGATTTACTGCTGCGATGCCATTCTGCTCAAATATGAGTGCATGTATGATGTATGAACATTTTATGTTGTATTGTATagtttattgtatattatattatgtacattacattttaagaCCCATTTATACAACACCTCATACAACACAGATTGTTAGAAAGCAGCTTTACATGAATAAACCATTGCAAAATTCATCAGTTATGAAACAAATTCATTTTCAGCTGAGAAGCAGCTTTACAAAAGACAATGGTGTTTTTATTCAGCTCAATGCTGATTTTATACATAAAGATGATAACGTCAGGCATACTTGATACAGCAATTTGATTTGGAGCAAAACATACATGTCCAGTAAACatgaattacaaataaaaaagcagcagcaaaaaaacaaaaaaaacatcttaccttGACAAAGGTCACGTTGGCAGGGAAATCTCCAGGAGGGAGACTGTTTGTGATCATCTCAGGCAAAGGGGGGCCAGCTATGGGTCCTCTTGAGATCCGGAGGGAGACGGGGAATGAACGCTTTCCATCAGGGAGACCTGCCGAAGGTTCTTCTTCCATTTTCCAACTCCTCTCTCGCTGATCAGCCTCTGTGGTTTTATTCTCCCTTTCTTCTCGATCAACTTCCATTCCTTTTTCCACCATGCATTCATTCGCTTTGTCCACATGCTTTGTTTTGTTCTCATCCCTCTCCTCTTTTACAACAAAACTCTCTCCATCTTTCTCTTTCCTCTGACTCTTTTCTTCCACTAAATCTCCCTCAATCCTCTCCTTCCCTTCCCCTCGATTCCCCTCCCCATTTTCCCCAGAACGGCGGGCCTGCTGTGTGCGAACCTCGGAGAGGTAGTGGCGTATATTTTGCCAAGCAGCATGTATCAGCGCTGCGTCGATATCCAAGCCCACAATCCGCGCCGGTCGACAATTTTTGGCGACTGATAGAGTCAGGTGGCCGGTGTTGCAACCCAGATCTAATACCTCCTTCCCTCTAAACCATTCGGGATCCATAACACGGATACGAGGATCCTCGCTCAGCCCTGGGTTCCTATAACCATAGTATTTGTTATAGTTGCCATACTGGAACTTCTTTTTAGTCTGTTGTGGAATCTGGTTGCTGTTGCTTTGTGACCTCCAATGGTTTTGATGCTGTTGAGGCCTCTGGGCAGCTCCGCTATGAGAGCCCATTCCTGGGGTGTGAGAGGGCTGAAAATGCCTCCCAGATCTCGGACCCCAATTTCTCATGCTATTAGAACTGTCTGCATTCTCCAATTTGTTTCCGGCGCGCCTGCGTTTTCGCTGCCTGCTTGATGGAGGGTTGGTGGGGTTTGTAGATGAAGGTGCGGTTGATATATCAATGGTTTTCTCCTTCACCTCACTGCCATTTGTGGCTAAATTAGGCTTATTTGAACACTGCGCCTCAAGATTAGAGTCCAATAGCGGTTGGTCCTCAGGAACAAGTTTGTTTGCTACAGCTCCTGAGTGCGAATGCGTTAAAGAGACCGTTGTTGTTCCCTCATCTTGTCCTGCTGCACAGCCATTAGACTCTGGTAAATCCATCTGTGTGACTATTCCTTCGCCTGAAACTCTTCCAGTGCTCGCTCCATGGTGCTTGTTCCGATGTCTTCGCCTGCCACTTTTCAGGGGAGACACCAACAGACTACTGTCCCCTGCACTGGGGCAGTTGAGATTCAGGGGGTCTGTGATATCTCTGGGTATCAGGATCTCTACAGGGTCTCTGCTTTTGGCTGGCAATGGTGAGGATTTGGGCGTCTCTGCGTTGAGAGCCCGGTTCACCTCTTCATCCAAAAGACTGTTAAGGTTGAGCGGGTCAAAAATGTTCCCGCCCAGCAGGAAATTGGTAGGCAGGACGGACTCGCTCTCAGAGTTGGCACGCCGTCGTCGTTTACCATAACCAGGGTGTTTGAAACCAGCGCTCATCGTGCTGCGGCGCTTATTGACTTTCTGTTGTTGAGGTTTGGGCTGCTGGGTGCCATTTTGAGTTTCTGTAGACGATTCCACCCCAACAACCCCTCTGTCACTTGGAGTATTGTTATCTGGGGAAGCGGTTTTCTCTCTGTGTTCCAGTGATGTCTCACTTCCTGCCTCTTCCCCAGTCTCTTTGCTGAGGTTTATAACTGTGCTGTTCCCAGACAGATGGGGAACACTGGTATCGTTTCTAGTAAGTTCTGAGTACTGTTGGGAAGTGGGGTCTGTTTGCCCCTCACAAGATAAAACAGTTTCTTTGTCAAATGACATCTCGATCATATTTCAGGTTGACGCTGGAGGACACATGGATCTGAAATGAAATCAACAAGCAATCATCCAcaaagcaaaaacacacaaaagaggATTCACTAGATCATTACTATACTACTTAAAACATGGTAGGCTACTGCAAGCTGCATCCTGCTAGAATTTACCATTTAGATCAAAGCCTAAaagcctttttattttatatttgttgttttattttttttatctattattatttttattaaataaactgaattgaTTCTATGTAGTGTCCGGTCCTATGAATGTATGTGATAATCTTCTGCAAATTACATTGTTATATCTCATATAGTATTGTATCAAatatatgaaagaaagaaagaaagaaagaaagaaagaaagaaagaaagaaagaaagaaagatcaaaATAGATCTTTAAAGTTTCCAAGAGGAAAATTTTGATTTCCAAATTGAAAAAAAGCTTGTAATTTCATTTAACTATCCAGTAACAAGgacattaataaatgaaataaaaacagtgcTCTGCTCATAAcaatattaaacacatttatacatatatacacatttatatagttATAAAATCATGTTTATAAATCCATGTAGAAATACCGTTATAAAAGACTAATTACACTGAACAGTacggctgcacaattaatcgaattacTAATCGCGATTACATTTATGGATGGCATAATTACTTAACGTTAATCGTTCAAAGATGCAATTAATCTTTCAacaagtccacttatgttattatGCACGCTtacgatgtttttttttttttactttctacgTGTTACCTTAAGGGTTTTtccatagttttaattttagttttagtataacaatttaataccattcatatttatcatatttgatGCTTAATACTAtataaaagcactaaaagtttttcagttaacgtagtgttttcagtttttttcacataaaatacGGCATGCAGTGGCATCAAACAATGATATAAACATTGTTCATTATAAATTGGGATAAtgaataatcgcaattacaatttcaagggaaaaatcgacaattattttatcataatcgtgcagccctactgaaCAGAGAAAATGGCATTTGCACATATACACAGAACTTAACATTGCCAGACGCTTTAGTGTCAGTGTGCATAAAGAAAGTAAATGTTAGGGCTGCATTCGCAAAACGTCCACCCACCTTCAGTGGCAGCGTCCTGCCTCCTCAACACTGCTGTTATTATTGATACTTTTTCCAAACCCCGCCTTCCAAGCGTCATTCATGAATAATACATAACAGTCAAATTTCCAAGAAGAAAATAGAAGAGAGAAAACGTAGAGATACTTAAACAGGCTCAATGCTGCGCTCAACACACAGCCCGAGGCTCTAACTCTCTCCGCCCTCTCTTAAAGGAACACAGCCCAGTGCCTGCCTCCCTCTCCAGCGGACGAGAAAAACCCCACAACAGCCTGGTCAGTGTAGCGACTGCTGTCCTTGCACATCCTGCACTCAAAGCGCCAGTACGCACAGCTGTCCGCTGATGTCAGGTTCACAATCAAAATAATGGATTCAGGACACACCCCTTAAAATAAAGCTTAGTGAAATACAAACGAACTCTATTTTAGAATATCGGCAGGCTGTGTGGAGGTACTGATCACAATGCTCGTATTCTATTTATGTTTCTAGCCCCTAACTGATCGGTTAAACTACTGCTCTTACTCGACTGAACTTTCTAATGAGCTGCAGAACCTCGCTATGAGGAACGGGGCTTTCAGTGCTTTATATATCGCGAGCGCCTGTTGACGTCGCGATGAGCAGCTGAACCGGCCAATAGTACACGCGTGTTCCAGACACTCTCGTTCCACTGTCCAATCATGGAATATGTAGGGAGGGATTAGCCTAGATTCTACTTTTTAGACGCCCTAAGTATGTGCCTGCTCATAAAAGTCAACGTCACTAAACTGGCTTCATTGCCTCACGAATTGTGCGGCAACCTCGTTAAATCTCCCGTATATTACGCATGTTAAATTTTTTGTGCATTATAATAAGATAGTGgttttgttcatgtgtgttttggGCTGTTGTTTACACACTGTACACTTCCTCACAGGCAAGCACAAGATGACCTATAGCTTTTCTATCCAGCATGTAAATAAACGACATTTTTGATAGTTGACTGACAGGCAGTAACCTCAAATGCACACTCTGCAACTGAAGACTAATTATTTATGCAGCACTAGTCGCTTTACGACGGCGGTTGCTTGTATTTGACTATGATTAGGCTATAAGCAGAAGCATTGTGGTTCCCGCCCCCGCGTGTGGTTGCTGTGCAAGGCATATTTGAGTGACTGGGATTTGTAGTCCTAGTGCGCTTACTCGCGCATATTTGTGTAGTCCTCGAGAAGAACGtatgtaaatgaaaaaagaaacttCTATAATTGTTAGAACAACTCAGAAACAAAATTATAGACATTTACCATCACAAACAGTTAATCCTGCTTAGGTATCAGCTCCAGtagtcataaaaaatataaatgtacttgGACGCAGTAGGCTATGTCTTAAAGATTTCCCGAAATGCTATaaggtaaataatatatcaagCGAGTTCTTGTTCCTATTGTTGTAGCTATAACGTGACAGTTTTGATGCATTTTCCGTTTGAACTTTGTAGGAGTTGGATACATTATTACAGTAAGTCTCTTTGACCAGCAGAGGGCAAAAATACTTATAGTAGACACATGACACATTACTGGGGCGCGTTGTAATAGGCCTTCAAATAATAGAGCTGTTCATAAAACAGCGAACGATATTTAGGAGCTGAACACGCAGCGCCAGGTGGATCCTGGGGAGAAGGAAAAAATGGAGCATCGAATAATTAAGTAGGAATATTTGTGTGAATAAATGTGTAAGAATAGGaaaatcaaaaacatgtttttttcatgtCTTAACATTTTTagagcattaaaaataatgtaaaatatatatatttcattcataAGTTATGCTATGTCCTGGGTAAAGGACATCGGGACtcaatttcttaataataataataataataataataataataaagacaagaATGAAAATGCGTAGgcaaaaataatagatttttttaatcacCAATACATGTTaagttttcaattaattaattttatttatttatttttatttatatatatattttttttttttttgccaaactttTTATAAAGATGAGTCTCAACTATTTCATAACAGAATACCATTTTTCTTTCTGGAAAACGTGTGTAAAATGGCCATAAACAGGTTTTcacattatataaaatgtatgtaaactaAATCTactttgcatattaatgtgtttttggggcaacatgtaatgaaaaaagaattgtaataatgtgagtaataattgacaagattttcataatatataatatttcatagaatactgaaatataatttctttgcctgtttatttgttttgtcttccaaaatgtgtaataaacaGTCCTGGTGTCCACATATGATATGAAATCAACGTCCTGTTTGGttacagaaagtcatattttggttttaaaaacccataacattttcctgagatgctgatttatgacacagaatttaaaaattagTCAGATTcaaatgataattacaaaatattatcatgtTTCCATAAGAGtgacactaaattaatttcaaacatttttcaagaccaaggagagggagtggtcatgcttaaacatccaatcatttggtatctctgacAAGCCCTGAATGTgttctgtacaggacatccagacttaAAACGGTGTCATGTAcagtctcagagaaattcacaaataaataatgtcctcatatgaggctcAGGGTCTtaagaggttaaaaaaaaaaccatgactGCATAACAAATAGGTGGTGGTATGCACACAGGATGCATGCCAAAAAattggaagaagaagaagaaaacatggcctacaaatattttcattaataaattttatatattcataaatgcattaatttgccCTGCTCAGATGTTTATGAAATATGTATTTGTACTAAGAAAAATAAACCTTTATACATAATTGATTGGCAAAGTGCATGCAATTGGGGTTTGTATTCATTTttgaaagcaaaataaaaaatcctgcAAGATGAAACACAATTTGTTAATGGACTTTTGACTCACAATAATTACTGTGCTTGACAACTAGGCCCAGTTGCTCTGTGTCATCTGTACACTAACAGATGTTTTCTGCAGATTGATTTATTGGTTGGTGACATGTCATGCAGTGATAGCAGTGTCCTGCAGcatgatttgtttgtgtgtttatttgtttgtttgtttcttgctCCTTGAAATGTCCACAATCGgaggaatataatataatataatataatataatataatataatataatataatataattagaggtgggcatagattaatttttttaatctagattaatctcactgtgatcttgaaattaatctagattaatctagattaaaatggctaattcgaattctgccgaaggcattcagaatatgtgtgttacccaaataaaattgacaaacagtaagtctttgagaaagggtttatcaagctaggtggcaTTAGAAAAAAAGCTtgtctcctgtttccaaaatgcatcacaaagtgcttgaaaaagctgtaaactaattccacattgcacaaggtgcaaacaacattaatcctgtttcacaccaatgtttaagtttttttttttttttcaagtttgtaggtgtcaaggtacagaaaccaaataatagcactggatagtcttcaatgtaaaaatgaaatatacaatcaaacctacatttattcagacaccttcaacatttctcacattattacagttttgctatgtatataaaaaattatatctggtttctgaataatttttggtttgactgttaaaactacaaagaaattcagtcaagagcagtgagtgattttcattttcattttcttggattaacattacagcagccagtagctaaattaggcgcggtcactttaagagacgatgaacgcatccaatataatacacatcacatttttttcctcaactgtttactttcacttaagaaataactgagtTTCCAAGGTGGATGCGagcgcgagccctgaacaccagaacaccgtggtgttgaattTGGCTCTTtcgcatctttttgtttgttcaaactacgatttgcatttgttcgttcgggtgcaggaagaacttcgaggagaacttcgcagaagagagctcggttcagtgtcgctgtccgtgatacgcgtctctctctctttctctctctctctctcgtgcgcacctaacagcacgcgctactctgttcagcttttccgcgtctagtttttggatgctttaatgtttaaatcgacaagcggtacggcttaacaacacgtgagaaagataagctttcgtgacgatgcgcagcagtggcccgtcaactgtcctgtcatctttttaggctgtcctcagccagtcggttatataaaatatcaaggtgaaagtcatcatagcttgcttagtatagacccagctcccaacccaactttgagaatagattaacggcgatattttttttatcgcccgataagagtctcgcgttaacgcagcacgttaacggcgataacggcccaccactaaatataatataatataatataatataatataatataatataatataatataatataatataatataaaatatattttatatttgagtgtattttaaaatgtagcttattcttgtaatgcaaagctgaatttccagcatcattattctaatctttagtgtcacatgatccttcagaaatcattctaatttgttgatttgATTGATTCTCAATTATCATCAGTTATTATTGGTACTTGGTTATCAATAttcatattatcaatgttgaaaaccgttcaaaaaattggtaaa belongs to Carassius auratus strain Wakin unplaced genomic scaffold, ASM336829v1 scaf_tig00215316, whole genome shotgun sequence and includes:
- the mepcea gene encoding 7SK snRNA methylphosphate capping enzyme, whose product is MIEMSFDKETVLSCEGQTDPTSQQYSELTRNDTSVPHLSGNSTVINLSKETGEEAGSETSLEHREKTASPDNNTPSDRGVVGVESSTETQNGTQQPKPQQQKVNKRRSTMSAGFKHPGYGKRRRRANSESESVLPTNFLLGGNIFDPLNLNSLLDEEVNRALNAETPKSSPLPAKSRDPVEILIPRDITDPLNLNCPSAGDSSLLVSPLKSGRRRHRNKHHGASTGRVSGEGIVTQMDLPESNGCAAGQDEGTTTVSLTHSHSGAVANKLVPEDQPLLDSNLEAQCSNKPNLATNGSEVKEKTIDISTAPSSTNPTNPPSSRQRKRRRAGNKLENADSSNSMRNWGPRSGRHFQPSHTPGMGSHSGAAQRPQQHQNHWRSQSNSNQIPQQTKKKFQYGNYNKYYGYRNPGLSEDPRIRVMDPEWFRGKEVLDLGCNTGHLTLSVAKNCRPARIVGLDIDAALIHAAWQNIRHYLSEVRTQQARRSGENGEGNRGEGKERIEGDLVEEKSQRKEKDGESFVVKEERDENKTKHVDKANECMVEKGMEVDREERENKTTEADQRERSWKMEEEPSAGLPDGKRSFPVSLRISRGPIAGPPLPEMITNSLPPGDFPANVTFVKGNYVLESDMLLQTQTEEYDVILCLSVTKWVHLNWGDAGLKRLFKRVYKHLRPGGLFILEPQPWNSYGKRKKLTETIFKNYHSIRLKPDHFSSYLTTEVGFSSYELIGTSQNYSRGFQRPIYLFHKGPSPQK